The Stackebrandtia nassauensis DSM 44728 genome includes the window GGACGGATTCGACCGGCTCGGCCGCGTGAACCGGGAACCGGGCGTGACGGTGCGGCTCATCAACGAGCTGTGCGGCGGCCGTCCCTTCGACCTGGTCGCACTTGGCGGCCAGCTCTCCGACCCGGCCGAGGCCGCGTGGAGCCTGGCCGACCACGCCGACCGGCTGGCCGCGCTGCCCCGCGACGAGGCCAGCCACCCGATCCTGGCCGGGTCGTGCCACCGCCTCGAACCCGAGATCCGACGGGTGTTCCGGCTGTTGGGTCTGTATCCCGGCTTCGACTTCTCCGCGTACGACATCGCCGTCCTGGCCGATCGCGACGTCGACCTGATCGACAAGTACCTGGAGCGGCTGTACGACCGGCACCTGTTGGTGCGACGGCACGCGCACCGCTACCGGCTGCACGACGTCGTGGCCGCGTATTCACGCAGGCTGCTGCACCGCGAGGAGTCGCCCACCAACCAGCGACAGGCGTTGCGGCGGTTGCACACCGCCACGACCCTCAACGCGAACAACCGCCTCGGTCCGCGTCGCTGACGACCCGGCCCTCAGACCTTCGCGCGCTCCAGCGTGCTGACGAAGTGCTGCGGCTGTCCCGACTGCTGCTCTTTGTGGACGATCGCCAACGGGCACTGGCTCGTGCGCATCAGCGTGTAGCCCGTCGAACCCAGCAGCCGGGTCCGCAGCTTGCCGCGATGCCGGGAACCCAGCACCAGCATGCTCGCCGAACTCGAGAAGTCGAGCAGCGCCGCGACGGGGTCGAGGGCGTGCACCGAGAACAGGTGCACCGCGACCGTCGGGTACCTGTCGCGCCACTCGCCCACCCAGTTGGCCAGCAGCCGGTTGGCGCGTTCGTGCTCGCGCTCCGAGATCTGTGACGCGTCGCGGGTGTACGGGTAGTTGAACGCGTGTACCGCGTGCAGCGGGACGCCGCGGGCTTCGGCTTCGGTGAAGGCGTAGCCGATGGCGTCGCGTCCGGTGGGGGCTCCGCTGACTCCGACGACGACGGGCGCGTCGGTGGCGGGCTCGGTGCCGCGGGCCATCATGACCGGCCGGTGGGCGCGGGTGACCACGTCGAGCGCGACGGAGCCGAGCAGCAGCTGCGAGACTCCGCCAGCGCCCCGGGACCCGATGACCAGGACGGCGGATTTGTCGGATTCGTCCAGCAGGACGGTGGACGCGGAGGCATCGATGATCTCGGTGGTGATCTCGAGCCCGGGCCGGGCGTCCAGGGCGGTGCGAAGCGCGGCCGCCATGGTCGCCGAAACGTCATGGGGAACAAGGGTTTCGGCGTCGGCGGTCGCACCGGAAACACGTGCGTGCACCACTCGCAGCGGTGCGTCACGCAGTGCCGCTTCTGCGGCTGCCAGGGAGACCGCGGCGAGACTTTCCGCCGAACCGTCTACCCCGACGACAACGGGTGCGGACGTTGTATTTTTCATGGTTCCATTCTCCCTCAACGATTCTCAGTATGGCAGGGC containing:
- a CDS encoding universal stress protein, with product MKNTTSAPVVVGVDGSAESLAAVSLAAAEAALRDAPLRVVHARVSGATADAETLVPHDVSATMAAALRTALDARPGLEITTEIIDASASTVLLDESDKSAVLVIGSRGAGGVSQLLLGSVALDVVTRAHRPVMMARGTEPATDAPVVVGVSGAPTGRDAIGYAFTEAEARGVPLHAVHAFNYPYTRDASQISEREHERANRLLANWVGEWRDRYPTVAVHLFSVHALDPVAALLDFSSSASMLVLGSRHRGKLRTRLLGSTGYTLMRTSQCPLAIVHKEQQSGQPQHFVSTLERAKV